In the Caldibacillus debilis DSM 16016 genome, one interval contains:
- a CDS encoding transposase: YPSSIRSVIYTTNAIERTIKEIRKRLKPMNSLSSLEAAEKVVYLTVQDFNEKWAERKLRGFAEAQEALERMFEERYN; this comes from the coding sequence TATCCAAGCAGTATTCGAAGTGTGATTTATACGACCAATGCCATCGAACGAACGATCAAGGAGATTCGGAAACGTCTAAAGCCGATGAACAGTTTGAGCAGTTTAGAAGCCGCTGAAAAAGTCGTATATTTGACCGTTCAAGATTTTAACGAGAAATGGGCAGAACGAAAGTTGCGAGGATTTGCCGAAGCGCAGGAAGCCCTCGAGCGAATGTTTGAAGAACGTTACAATTAA